One part of the Thermococcus litoralis DSM 5473 genome encodes these proteins:
- a CDS encoding ABC transporter ATP-binding protein — protein sequence MIVVENLTKRFGEKTVLNGISFRVNDGEIYGLLGPNGSGKSTTMKILVGILKPTSGSVSIAGIDPLRDPVKVKEVVGFVPETPVLYESLTPEEFFNFVGSVRGIAKEKLEERVNYLVKAFGIEEYLDQFIGTLSFGTQQKISLISALLHDPRVLILDEAMNGLDPKSARILRELLLEFKEEGKSIVFSTHVLPLAEMICDRIGLIYKGELIVEGTMEELKEKVHEENLEDIFLKLTESKGEVENILQALKEAL from the coding sequence ATGATCGTGGTGGAAAATCTCACTAAGAGGTTTGGCGAGAAAACAGTACTCAACGGGATAAGCTTTAGGGTTAATGATGGCGAAATTTATGGACTTCTAGGCCCCAACGGAAGTGGAAAATCGACCACAATGAAGATTCTGGTTGGTATACTCAAACCGACTTCTGGAAGTGTAAGTATAGCGGGCATTGACCCTTTAAGAGACCCCGTAAAGGTGAAAGAGGTCGTGGGATTTGTGCCCGAAACCCCTGTTCTGTATGAAAGCTTAACGCCAGAAGAGTTCTTTAATTTTGTTGGGAGTGTTAGGGGAATTGCTAAAGAAAAGCTGGAGGAGAGGGTTAACTATCTTGTCAAAGCCTTTGGGATCGAGGAGTACCTCGATCAGTTTATCGGAACGCTGAGCTTTGGCACACAGCAGAAAATTTCTCTCATCTCTGCCCTGCTTCACGACCCACGGGTTCTTATTCTTGATGAAGCCATGAACGGCCTTGATCCTAAAAGTGCTAGGATATTAAGGGAGCTTTTGCTCGAATTCAAGGAAGAGGGGAAGAGCATAGTGTTTTCCACTCATGTGTTGCCCTTAGCAGAGATGATATGCGACAGAATTGGGCTTATCTATAAGGGAGAGCTTATTGTGGAAGGAACAATGGAGGAGTTAAAAGAGAAAGTTCATGAAGAAAACTTGGAAGATATTTTCCTCAAGCTGACGGAGAGCAAAGGAGAAGTGGAAAATATTTTGCAGGCTCTGAAAGAAGCTTTATAG
- a CDS encoding dihydropteroate synthase-like protein, translating to MKILLVTGILAEPLVRKYGEGCDVFVCPVSVAAFLTPRMIVNCLKKARIRDYDLILIPGLVRGSAQEIEDATGIPTFKGSRNAYDIPQVIEAVKKGFKLSKEIPADDLFEIDALKKVEDIKNQTKNKKYIEKALKKPYNFLIGNLPVGLDFPQRIIAEIVDAPKLSFEELFNKALYYLKSGADIIDLGMVSGEENPEFAEIIPGLREALKSSGYRVPISFDSLNPRELERALDFADLFLSVDESNLEAMITEKPVVLIPTNQEKGYFPINPKERVEFLEKLKEKALSLGYKRVIADLILEHVPNLARSISAFQLYREKHKEDVLLAGVGNAVEMIDADSVGINALLAGAAKELNISLLLTTEVSPKCRGSVKELRRALDMMFFEIPKDLGFDLLLLKEKKSGSVTYEVKSPVVNAKEKGVELEDIYFRIFLKDDKIWVIAHKGTKQLLTVVGEEPNAIIDTILEHFEISPRHAFYLGRELERAKTALKLRRSYMQEGELFKDFY from the coding sequence ATGAAAATCCTACTCGTCACGGGAATCCTCGCAGAGCCTCTGGTTAGGAAGTACGGAGAAGGATGTGATGTCTTTGTATGTCCCGTTAGTGTGGCAGCTTTTCTCACTCCAAGAATGATTGTAAACTGTTTAAAAAAAGCCCGTATAAGGGATTACGATCTCATACTAATCCCCGGACTCGTGAGAGGGTCGGCACAGGAGATAGAAGATGCCACTGGAATTCCGACGTTTAAAGGCTCGAGAAACGCTTACGACATTCCTCAGGTGATAGAGGCAGTTAAAAAAGGGTTCAAGCTGAGCAAAGAAATCCCCGCCGATGATCTGTTCGAAATAGATGCCCTCAAGAAAGTCGAAGACATTAAAAACCAAACAAAAAACAAGAAATACATTGAAAAAGCCCTCAAGAAGCCCTATAACTTCCTTATAGGAAATTTGCCAGTTGGACTTGACTTTCCGCAGAGAATAATAGCCGAAATCGTAGATGCCCCAAAGCTCAGCTTCGAGGAGCTTTTTAATAAAGCCCTCTATTACCTCAAAAGTGGGGCAGATATAATTGATCTGGGGATGGTGAGTGGGGAAGAAAACCCCGAATTCGCTGAGATAATTCCAGGGCTTAGAGAAGCCCTAAAAAGCTCAGGCTATAGGGTTCCGATAAGCTTCGATTCCCTAAACCCAAGAGAACTTGAAAGAGCCCTTGACTTTGCTGACTTATTTTTAAGCGTTGATGAGAGCAACCTAGAGGCTATGATAACTGAAAAGCCCGTCGTTTTGATTCCAACTAACCAAGAAAAAGGCTACTTTCCCATCAATCCCAAAGAGAGGGTTGAATTCTTAGAGAAGCTTAAAGAAAAAGCACTTTCCTTGGGGTATAAGAGGGTCATTGCAGACTTGATTCTTGAGCATGTGCCCAATTTAGCCCGTTCCATCTCAGCCTTCCAGCTCTACAGAGAAAAGCATAAGGAAGATGTCCTCTTAGCTGGAGTTGGAAACGCTGTGGAGATGATAGACGCGGACAGCGTAGGAATTAACGCCCTATTGGCAGGAGCTGCGAAGGAATTGAACATTTCACTCCTCCTCACTACAGAGGTGAGTCCTAAGTGCAGAGGAAGCGTCAAGGAGCTAAGAAGGGCTTTGGACATGATGTTCTTCGAGATTCCCAAGGATCTTGGCTTTGACCTACTGCTCTTAAAAGAAAAGAAAAGCGGAAGTGTTACCTATGAAGTAAAATCCCCCGTTGTGAATGCCAAGGAAAAAGGCGTGGAGCTTGAGGATATCTACTTCAGGATCTTCCTTAAGGATGATAAGATATGGGTGATAGCCCACAAGGGCACTAAACAGCTTCTAACGGTGGTTGGGGAAGAACCAAACGCAATAATTGACACAATCTTGGAACACTTTGAAATTTCACCCAGACACGCTTTTTATCTCGGAAGAGAGCTAGAAAGGGCAAAAACTGCTCTCAAACTAAGGAGAAGTTATATGCAAGAGGGCGAACTATTCAAGGACTTCTACTGA
- a CDS encoding Mth938-like domain-containing protein — MIDKVEFGRISVNGKEYSHDIVIYPSGKVERRKKWISKEKHGTSHKLDPEELKEYLKEDFEVLVVGTGIYGMLSLLPESKKLIEGKEVIEKPTPEAAKVFNELKGKKRILGIFHITC; from the coding sequence ATGATAGACAAAGTTGAGTTTGGGAGAATAAGTGTGAATGGAAAAGAATACTCTCACGACATCGTTATCTACCCCTCGGGAAAAGTTGAAAGGCGCAAAAAGTGGATTTCAAAAGAAAAACACGGAACAAGCCACAAGCTCGACCCGGAGGAGCTGAAGGAGTACTTAAAAGAAGACTTCGAAGTTCTCGTCGTTGGAACGGGCATCTATGGAATGCTTTCACTCCTTCCAGAAAGCAAGAAGCTAATAGAGGGGAAGGAGGTAATCGAAAAGCCTACTCCTGAGGCGGCAAAAGTCTTCAACGAGCTTAAGGGAAAGAAAAGAATCCTCGGAATATTCCACATCACCTGCTGA